A stretch of Cheilinus undulatus linkage group 20, ASM1832078v1, whole genome shotgun sequence DNA encodes these proteins:
- the rgrb gene encoding retinal G protein coupled receptor b: protein MAAYTLPEGFTDFDMFAFGTALLVGGLLGFFLNVISIMSYLRVKEMRTPSNFFVFNLALADLSLNINGLVAAYASYLRYWPFGVEGCNYHGFQGMVSILASISFLAAIAWDRYHQYCTRQKLFWSTTMTMCGLIWVLSIFWAAIPLMGWGVFDFEPMKTCCTLDYTKGDRDYVTYMLSLVVLYLLLPCYTMWSCYDAIYRHFKKIHHYRFNTSVPLRVLLTCWGPYVVMCVYACFSNAKLVSPKLRMVLPVLAKTNPIWNALLYTFGNEFYRGGVWNFLTGQKIVEPVLKKSK, encoded by the exons ATGGCAGCGTATACATTACCGGAGGGATTCACGGATTTTGACATGTTTGCTTTCGGGACAGCGCTTCTTGTTGGAG gcTTGCTGGGTTTCTTCCTCAATGTGATCAGCATTATGTCTTATCTCAGAGTGAAGGAGATGAGGACTCCCAGTAACTTCTTTGTGTTCAATCTCGCACTGGCTGACCTCAGTTTGAATATAAATGGACTTGTAGCTGCTTACGCCAGTTATCTCAG atATTGGCCATTTGGTGTGGAAGGATGTAACTATCATGGTTTTCAAGGGATGGTATCAATCCTGGCCTCCATCTCTTTCTTGGCTGCCATTGCCTGGGACAGATATCACCAGTACTGCACCA GACAGAAGCTCTTCTGGAGCACCACTATGACCATGTGCGGCCTCATCTGGGTTCTGTCCATCTTCTGGGCTGCTATTCCTCTCATGGGTTGGGGCGTCTTTGACTTTGAACCAATGAAGACATGCTGCACGCTTGACTACACCAAAGGGGACAG AGACTATGTGACTTACATGCTGAGTCTGGTGGTGCTTTACCTGTTGCTCCCATGTTACACCATGTGGTCATGTTATGACGCCATCTACAGACACTTCAAGAAGATCCACCACTACAGG TTTAACACCAGTGTGCCATTGAGAGTACTGCTGACATGTTGGGGCCCCTACGTCGTCATGTGTGTCTATGCCTGCTTTTCTAATGCCAAACTTGTCTCTCCAAAGCTAAGGATG GTGCTTCCAGTTCTTGCAAAGACAAACCCCATCTGGAACGCTCTCCTCTACACATTTGGAAACGAGTTCTACCGAGGCGGCGTTTGGAACTTCCTCACAGGACAGAAGATTGTTGAGCCTGttcttaaaaagtcaaaataa
- the lrit1b gene encoding leucine-rich repeat, immunoglobulin-like domain and transmembrane domain-containing protein 1b produces the protein MSRHLVAAFCLALVFFPVLSTSCPAQCSCFFHKLSDGSKARSVLCNDPEITVIPPNFPTDTSKLRIEKTAITRISSNNFHYLNNLEFLWMSFNSLNTLNVDSFRGLYNLDELRLDGNSLTSFPWESLTDTPNLRLLDLHNNKISTIPAEAIVYIKNITYLDLSSNSLTTVPSDVLTMWLSVKPSQDSDSSKLILGLHDNPWLCDCRLYDLVQFQKSPSSSVALIDTRLRCADPESLSGVLFTEAELQRCQGPRVHTAVARVRSSLGNNVLLRCGTVGVPIPELSWSRADGKKMNGTVQEEISKEGIIWSILSVPAVSYRDSGKYVCKASNFVGTADAIISLVITDSIRSEEAGGGVSKRPRGKKPGGIGRAAYQEKLIARYVPPPTTTAAQPIIEPLNGKGVTGKYEIESYSVSDDASPGRGKGSDSQKPLGIQKDGLGNLVANASSLQQAPEKRIVRSVKVIGDTDHTVSLNWRAPTATNTTEFSVLYAIFGERDMRRINVGAGKNRITIDGLVPKTKYIACVCVKGLIPKKEQCVIFSTDEAASASGTQKLINVVVITVACVIAVPLTLIVCCGAIKKRCQKLLGRQSKEIQDSYVTFETLGPGGKAKGMEGEYLTRLNPDESNRLLSARSSVDSEALARTEGPPNEYFC, from the exons ATGAGTCGACATTtagttgctgctttttgtttggctttagttttttttcctgtgctgAGCACTTCATGTCCTGCACAGTGCAGCTGCTTCTTCCACAAACTCAGTGACGGATCAAAAGCAAG GAGTGTTCTGTGCAATGATCCAGAGATCACCGTCATCCCTCCCAACTTTCCCACCGACACATCCAAGCTGCGCATCGAAAAGACAGCAATCACACGGATTTCAAGCAACAACTTCCACTACCTCAACAACCTGGAGTTTCTCTGGATGTCTTTTAACTCATTGAACACGTTGAACGTGGACAGTTTTCGAGGTCTTTACAACCTCGATGAGCTCCGCTTGGACGGCAACTCCCTCACCTCCTTCCCCTGGGAGTCGCTGACCGATACGCCAAACCTGAGGCTTCTTGACCTGCACAACAACAAGATCTCAACCATCCCTGCCGAGGCCATCGTGTACATTAAGAATATCACTTATCTGGACTTGTCTAGCAACAGTCTGACCACGGTTCCCTCTGACGTTCTGACAATGTGGCTGAGTGTGAAGCCATCCCAGGACAGTGATTCTTCCAAACTAATTCTCG GTCTTCATGACAACCCATGGCTGTGCGACTGCCGGCTCTATGATCTAGTCCAGTTTCAGAAATCTCCATCATCATCCGTGGCTCTTATTGACACCAGGCTGAGGTGCGCGGATCCTGAGAGCCTATCGGGGGTCCTTTTTACAGAAGCGGAGCTGCAGAGGTGCCAAGGCCCTCGGGTGCACACAGCCGTGGCTCGCGTTCGAAGCTCCCTGGGCAACAACGTCTTGCTGCGCTGTGGTACAGTTGGAGTCCCCATCCCTGAGCTGTCCTGGAGCCGTGCTGATGGCAAGAAAATGAACGGCACAG ttCAGGAAGAGATTTCAAAGGAGGGCATCATTTGGTCCATTCTCAGCGTGCCTGCAGTCTCGTACCGTGATTCTGGGAAATACGTCTGCAAAGCGTCAAACTTTGTGGGCACTGCAGACGCAATCATCTCCTTAGTGATCACAGACTCTATCAGATCAGAGGAAGCCGGTGGCGGGGTTTCTAAGAGACCCAGAGGGAAGAAACCTGGTGGCATCGGAAGAGCGGCATACCAGGAGAAACTTATTGCCAGATACGTTCCTCCACCTACCACCACGGCAGCCCAACCTATCATCGAACCTCTCAATGGCAAAGGCGTGACTGGGAAGTATGAGATTGAGAGCTACAGCGTCTCTGATGATGCCTCTCCAGGACGAGGGAAAGGATCAGACTCTCAGAAGCCGTTGGGTATACAGAAGGATGGTCTGGGCAACCTAGTGGCTAATGCCTCGTCTTTACAGCAAGCTCCAGAGAAAAGGATTGTGCGCTCCGTTAAGGTGATTGGTGACACTGATCATACTGTCTCCCTGAACTGGCGAGCCCCGACGGCCACAAACACAACGGAATTCAGTGTCCTATATGCTATTTTTGGTGAGAGAGACATGCGTAGAATCAATGTTGGCGCTGGGAAGAATCGGATCACAATCGACGGCCTGGTACCAAAGACGAAGTATATAGCCTGCGTGTGCGTCAAAGGCCTGATCCCAAAAAAGGAGCAGTGTGTAATCTTCTCAACTGATGAGGCAGCCAGTGCCAGTGGCACTCAGAAGCTCATTAATGTGGTGGTGATCACGGTGGCATGTGTGATCGCCGTTCCCCTGACTCTGATTGTGTGCTGCGGGGCCATAAAGAAGCGCTGTCAAAAGCTGCTAGGGCGGCAATCCAAGGAAATTCAAGACTCGTACGTCACTTTTGAGACTCTTGGCCCTGGAGGCAAAGCAAAAGGGATGGAGGGGGAGTATCTGACCAGGTTAAATCCTGATGAATCGAACAGGTTGCTCTCAGCAAGGTCTAGTGTTGACTCAGAAGCATTAGCAAGGACTGAGGGGCCACCGAACGAGTATTTCTGCTGA
- the LOC121528940 gene encoding leucine-rich repeat, immunoglobulin-like domain and transmembrane domain-containing protein 2, which yields METSMSRIPEDIPHDFAKIRIENCHLTELPPGSFSKVSALEYLWLNFNEITLMNIKCLEGLANLTELRLQGNKLTTIPWTAFQDTPKLKILDLKHNRLDVLPEQALRYLPALTYLDLSFNQLSVISKDVFHNWPLYQTAQRAWGKEGLVSNVVLALHDNPWLCDCRLKGFVEFIKGVSPPIILMNSYLMCSGPNSKAGKFFHEIQLKTCMKPEASSPQTNISLPFGANATLSCLVKARPAPNIHWMYSMKIIRGFAATETQVDEETVSSKLQIPSLHLADRGFYTCVANNFIGNSSISILVNISSLNSTFPLPPPVPILSSDDNAYIDIRIAKQTVYGITLEWHAVTDNPAETWYTIHFGKYDSPKKEMIYIGPGINSYSVNDLLPVTKYEVCVSLKNHPPREGQCIVFVTGNDISEMEQRERLIHIIVIVCAMVLAVPAGMYACTTEARFNCVERCVNLWKKHRPRAERESQSGTERQGTFDSLQATSDEVLCREAEKPKRKREKGGSAAYMY from the exons ATGGAAACCTCCATGAGTCGAATCCCGGAGGACATTCCCCATGACTTCGCAAAAATTCGAATTGAAAACTGCCACTTGACAGAGCTGCCTCCAGGATCTTTCTCTAAAGTTAGTGCCTTGGAGTATCTCTGGCTAAATTTCAATGAGATCACCCTGATGAACATTAAATGTCTGGAGGGGCTGGCCAACTTGACGGAGCTCAGGCTGCAAGGGAACAAGCTGACCACAATACCGTGGACGGCGTTTCAAGACACTCCCAAACTGAAGATTTTGGACCTGAAGCACAATCGTCTAGATGTCCTTCCCGAACAAGCCCTTAGATACCTACCTGCCCTGACCTACTTAGATTTATCCTTCAACCAGCTCAGTGTGATATCAAAAGATGTCTTCCATAACTGGCCACTTTACCAAACCGCACAGAGAGCGTGGGGCAAAGAAGGGCTGGTGTCCAATGTTGTCCTGGCGTTGCACGACAATCCCTGGCTGTGCGACTGTCGACTCAAAGGCTTCGTTGAATTCATTAAAGGTGTCAGTCCTCCCATCATTCTCATGAACTCTTATTTGATGTGCTCGGGGCCCAATTCCAAAGCTGGAAAGTTTTTCCATGAGATCCAATTAAAGACATGCATGAAACCAGAGGCCTCCTCCCCACAGACGAACATTTCTTTACCTTTTGGAGCAAACGCAACACTTTCATGCTTAGTCAAGGCCAGGCCAGCTCCAAACATCCACTGGATGTACAGTATGAAGATTATAAGAGGATTTGCTG CTACAGAGACTCAAGTAGATGAAGAGACGGTCTCCTCCAAGCTTCAGATCCCCTCTCTCCACCTTGCAGACAGAGGATTCTACACCTGTGTGGCCAACAATTTCATCGGAAACTCCTCCATCAGCATCCTGGTCAACATCAGCTCCCTGAACTCCACCTTTCCTCTCCCTCCACCTGTCCCCATATTGTCGTCTGATGACAACGCCTACATCGACATTCGAATCGCCAAGCAGACAGTCTACGGTATCACCTTGGAGTGGCACGCAGTCACAGACAACCCAGCAGAAACATGGTACACCATCCACTTTGGCAAATATGATTCACCCAAAAAGGAGATGATCTACATCGGCCCCGGCATCAACAGCTACTCCGTTAACGACCTGCTTCCTGTCACCAAATATGAGGTGTGCGTGAGTCTGAAGAACCATCCACCGAGGGAGGGACAGTGCATTGTGTTCGTGACAGGAAATGACATCAGTGAGATGGAGCAAAGAGAGAGACTCATCCACATCATTGTCATCGTGTGTGCCATGGTCCTAGCTGTGCCGGCTGGTATGTACGCCTGCACCACGGAGGCCCGGTTCAACTGTGTGGAGCGCTGTGTGAATCTGTGGAAAAAACACAGGCCACGGGCAGAGAGGGAGAGCCAGTCAGGGACAGAGAGGCAGGGAACCTTCGACAGTCTGCAGGCGACCAGTGATGAAGTCCTGTGCAGAGAGGCTGAAAAGCCGAAAAGGAAACGGGAGAAAGGAGGAAGTGCAGCGTATATGTACTAG